The genome window CCAAGACCGCCGAGGCCGAAAGCAAGGCCCGGGCCGCCGAACTGGCCACCGCCGAGGCCGAGGAGGCGCGGCTCAAGGCCGAAAGCGCCAAGGCCGAAGGCATGCAGCAGGCCGCCTATCAGCTGGAGGCCGTGGTGGAAGAGGTCAACCGCATCACCGAGGTCATTGCCCAGCAGGCCAACGAGATCCGCAACGGTACGGACGTCCAGCGCGACCGCATCCAGACCACGGCCACGGCCATGGAAGAGATGAACGCCACCGTGCTGGAAGTGGCCCGCAACGCCAGCGATGCCGCCGCCCAGGGCCAGGAGGCCAAGGCCAAGGCCATGAACGGCGCGGATGTGGTCAACCAGTCCGTGAAGGCCATCAACTCCATCGAGCAGCAGGCTTCCGAGCTCAAGGCCAACATGGGCGAGCTGGATGAAAAGGCCAAGGACATCGGCAACATCATGAGCGTGATCACCGATATTGCGGACTAGACCAACCTGCTGGCCCTCAACGCGGCCATTGAGGCCGCCCGTGCGGGCGAGGCCGGACGCGGCTTCGCGGTGGTGGCCGACGAGGTGCGCAAGCTGGCGGAAAAGACCATGACCGCCACCAAGGAAGTGGGCGACTCCATCGAGGCCATCCAGTCCGCTGCGGACCGCAACGTCTCGGCCATGGAACGGGCCGTGGGCGACCTGGGCCACGCCACCGAGCTGTCCAACACCTCGGGAAGCGTGCTCCAGGAGATCGTGCAGGGCGCCGAGCAGTCGGCCGACCAGATCCAGAGCATTGCCACGGCGGCCGAGGAACAGTCCGCGGCCTCCGAGGAAATCAACCAGTCCATCGACGAAATCAACAGCATTGCCATGGATACGGCCAAGGGCGTTGCCGAAACCACGGACGCGTTGCAGAAGCTGACCGATCAGGCCGAACGCCTGTCCCAGCTGGTGCAGGAGCTCAAGAGCGTGAAATAGCTCCGGACAAAAGACGGAATAAAGGCCGGGTGCGCATGCGCCCGGCCTTTTTGTTTTCCGGGATCAGCCGGTTAGCCGCACTTGGTGAAAGCGCAGGATTTGCAGATGTGGCAGCCTTCTTCGAAGACCAAGGGGTCGCCGCATTCCGGGCACAGCTCCTTGACCAGGGAATTGGTGCCGTCGCTCAGGTGTTCGCCCTGCAGGTAGCGGTTTTCGAACACGTAGGCGATGGCGTCCGGGATGGACTTGACCAGGTGCTTTTTCATGAATTTGGGGTTCTCGCCGCCGATGCCCTTGAGCTGGGAGACGATTTCGCGCACTTCCACGCCCGAACGCAGGGCCAGGGAGACAAGCCTGCCGATGGCCTCGGCCTTGGCCGTGATGGACCCGCCGGACTTGCCGATGGTGGCGAAGACCTCGAAGGGCTTGCCGTCCATCTCGTTGACGGTCAGGTAGAGCACGCCCAGGCCGGTTTCCACCTTGTGGGTGAATCCGTAGATGACCTCGGGGCGGTCGCGCACGATGCTTTCCTTGGATTTGTCCTCGCCCTTTTCCTCTTCCTGCTTGCCGCCGGTGCACAGCACCTGGGAGGCCTTGCAGCCGTCGCGGTAGACCGTGACGCCCTTGCAGCCGTATTCGTAGGCCTTCCAGTAGATTTCCCAGATGTCGTCCTGGGTCGCCTCGTGGGGCAGGTTCACGGTCTTGGACACGGCGTTGTCCGTGTATTTCTGGAAGGCGGCCTGCATCTTCAGGTGCCACATGGGCTCGATGTCCATGGCCGTGACAAAGACGCGCCGGATGTTCTCGGGCAGGAAGTCCATCTTCTGAATGGTGCCGGTCTTGGCCACCTCTTCCATGAGGGATGCGCTGTGGGCGTCGGCATCCTTGAGGGCCTTTTCGAAATGGGGGTTGGTCTCCACCAGCCTGTCCCCGTCCATGACGTTGCGCACGAAGCTCAGGGCAAAGAGCGGTTCCACACCCGAGGAGCAGCCGCCGATGATGGACAGGGTCCCTGTGGGGGCGATGGTGGTCACGGTTGCGTTGCGGTAGGGGCCCAGGTTGGCCTTGCCGAACACGGATTCCGCGTAGGCAGGGAACGGGCCGCGTTCCTTGGCCAGCTGCTTGGAGGCGGAACGGCCTTCCTCCCGGATGAATTTCATGACCCGTTCGGCCAGGTCCACGGCCTTCTGGGAGTTGTAGGGAATGCCGAGCTGGAAGAGCAGGTCGGCCCAGCCCATGACGCCCAGGCCGATCTTCCGGTTCCTGCCCACGGTCTCGGTGATCTGGGGCAGGGGATAGTTGGAGGCGTCGATGACGTTGTCCAGGAAGCGCACGGAAAGGTGCACGATGCGCTTCAGTTCGTCCCAGTCCACGTCTCCGTCGTTTTCGGGCGTGTAGGCCAGGCCGAGGTTGATGGAGCCCAGGTTGCAGGCCTCATAGGGCAGTAGGGGCTGTTCGCCGCAGGGGTTGGTGGATTCCATCTCCCCCTGGGCCGGGGTGGGGTTGTCCCGGTTGATGCGGTCCAGGAACACGATTCCCGGGTCGCCGGACTCCCAGGCCTTGCGCACCAG of Salidesulfovibrio onnuriiensis contains these proteins:
- a CDS encoding vitamin B12-dependent ribonucleotide reductase; translated protein: MRKVKTPANLPEPIINENAKIVLHRRYLKKDTQGIPYETHKELFWRVASSIADEERKYKKSTCKAPQLARDFYDLMTSYRFLPNSPTLMNAGTSLGQLAACFVLPVEDSIEGIFDAVKHAAMIHKSGGGTGFSFSRLRQQDSVVGSTGGVASGPLSFLKIFNCATEQIKQGGTRRGANMGILRIDHPDIMQFIKAKERDGELNNFNLSVGLTEKFMQAVEKGADYELTAPNTGHATGTLNAREVFSILVRKAWESGDPGIVFLDRINRDNPTPAQGEMESTNPCGEQPLLPYEACNLGSINLGLAYTPENDGDVDWDELKRIVHLSVRFLDNVIDASNYPLPQITETVGRNRKIGLGVMGWADLLFQLGIPYNSQKAVDLAERVMKFIREEGRSASKQLAKERGPFPAYAESVFGKANLGPYRNATVTTIAPTGTLSIIGGCSSGVEPLFALSFVRNVMDGDRLVETNPHFEKALKDADAHSASLMEEVAKTGTIQKMDFLPENIRRVFVTAMDIEPMWHLKMQAAFQKYTDNAVSKTVNLPHEATQDDIWEIYWKAYEYGCKGVTVYRDGCKASQVLCTGGKQEEEKGEDKSKESIVRDRPEVIYGFTHKVETGLGVLYLTVNEMDGKPFEVFATIGKSGGSITAKAEAIGRLVSLALRSGVEVREIVSQLKGIGGENPKFMKKHLVKSIPDAIAYVFENRYLQGEHLSDGTNSLVKELCPECGDPLVFEEGCHICKSCAFTKCG
- a CDS encoding methyl-accepting chemotaxis protein, whose translation is MALNAAIEAARAGEAGRGFAVVADEVRKLAEKTMTATKEVGDSIEAIQSAADRNVSAMERAVGDLGHATELSNTSGSVLQEIVQGAEQSADQIQSIATAAEEQSAASEEINQSIDEINSIAMDTAKGVAETTDALQKLTDQAERLSQLVQELKSVK